A genomic segment from Candidatus Polarisedimenticolia bacterium encodes:
- a CDS encoding ATP-binding protein translates to MTIRSTPPGTPTFRRSFLISAVVFVFLVLATLGVVAHLIFKDFSHQVITRNLLNGLVELKKQWSESAEQESQGISPQGPEFSGQIPLPAQPQQVPPATPPSGQPKAPTYRMVYRGIRQVITIRDRNGNVVGHGWATQVIGHAEPIPTGDGWRPGGPTEEVWDLGNNEKKKVLTLKEPVDPTGKTIAEVGIPLDQVDEFVRPLRRSLIAKTLMGAGLTLLILGGAFAYVLRLVQRTRRLETEAQMSERRAHVATLAREMAHEIRNPLNAMSINLEMLEEELEGGAGSGPAEVKTFLRSIKGEIGRLKDLTENFLSYARPPEIHLDAGDLNRFLEEICTFVQPEAEARGIRLVRDLDPLLPSVDFDSALLRQAVLNILSNAQQVVPEGGEIRISSRVEPKGEVRLSIQDTGMGMTPEIRENIFQPFYSHREGGTGLGLPIARRAVEAHGGRIEVESEPDRGSTFHILLPRGRRRIAGAGEPVAGFPAAEGANALRPAR, encoded by the coding sequence ATGACCATCCGATCCACGCCCCCGGGAACACCCACCTTCCGCCGAAGCTTCCTCATTTCTGCGGTGGTCTTCGTGTTTCTGGTCCTCGCCACGCTGGGGGTGGTCGCCCATCTCATCTTCAAGGATTTCAGCCACCAGGTCATCACCCGCAATCTGCTCAACGGCCTCGTGGAGCTGAAGAAGCAGTGGTCGGAATCGGCGGAGCAGGAAAGCCAGGGCATTTCACCCCAGGGGCCCGAGTTCTCAGGGCAGATTCCACTCCCCGCCCAACCCCAACAGGTGCCTCCGGCGACGCCCCCTTCCGGGCAGCCGAAGGCTCCAACCTACCGGATGGTCTATCGCGGCATCCGCCAGGTGATCACGATCCGGGATCGCAACGGCAACGTGGTCGGCCACGGCTGGGCCACACAGGTGATCGGACATGCAGAGCCGATCCCGACGGGCGACGGGTGGCGACCCGGGGGCCCGACGGAGGAAGTCTGGGATCTGGGAAATAATGAGAAGAAGAAAGTCCTCACCCTCAAGGAGCCGGTCGATCCGACGGGCAAGACCATCGCCGAGGTGGGAATCCCGCTGGACCAGGTCGATGAGTTCGTCCGGCCGCTGCGCCGCTCGCTGATCGCCAAGACCCTGATGGGGGCCGGACTCACCCTCCTGATTCTGGGGGGCGCGTTCGCCTACGTGCTGCGTCTGGTGCAGCGCACGCGCCGGCTGGAGACGGAGGCGCAGATGTCGGAGCGCCGCGCCCACGTGGCGACGCTGGCCCGCGAGATGGCGCACGAGATTCGCAATCCCTTGAATGCCATGTCGATCAACCTGGAGATGCTGGAAGAGGAGCTGGAGGGAGGCGCCGGAAGCGGACCGGCGGAGGTCAAGACCTTCCTGCGCAGCATCAAAGGGGAGATCGGGCGCCTGAAGGACCTCACCGAGAATTTCCTCTCCTACGCGCGCCCTCCCGAGATCCATCTCGATGCGGGAGACCTGAACCGCTTCCTCGAGGAGATCTGCACCTTCGTGCAGCCGGAAGCGGAGGCGCGCGGCATCCGTCTCGTGCGGGACCTCGACCCTCTCCTGCCTTCGGTCGATTTCGACTCGGCGCTGCTGCGCCAGGCGGTGCTCAACATCCTGAGCAACGCCCAGCAGGTCGTTCCGGAAGGGGGAGAGATCCGGATCTCGAGCCGCGTCGAGCCGAAAGGAGAAGTGCGCCTCTCGATTCAGGACACGGGCATGGGGATGACCCCGGAGATCCGTGAGAACATCTTCCAGCCCTTCTACTCGCATCGGGAAGGAGGGACCGGGCTCGGACTGCCCATCGCCCGGCGCGCCGTGGAGGCGCACGGCGGCCGCATCGAGGTCGAGAGCGAGCCGGACCGCGGATCCACCTTCCATATCCTTCTGCCCCGGGGCCGGCGCCGCATCGCGGGGGCGGGGGAGCCGGTTGCCGGATTCCCCGCTGCCGAAGGCGCCAATGCCCTTCGCCCCGCCCGCTAG
- a CDS encoding Xaa-Pro peptidase family protein, producing MSWRLPVSAKGGLLFFLAAVLSLPSAAAPEAGIKPIPPSEYAARRQALAESLRAELAPGELGILLIRSLPEPENATFRQDSNLYYLAGIEVPRSALVLAFDRTDSALAATSPGASPNYAEYLYLPASNPRQEKWTGPRLSAGGLEKESLGPDPERQTAMRLTGFDRIPEGDFPPRRWPRGPVESIGDLPEHLSVFLSRAGVLFFAAEPGILGEPLSESMAFQNELRARYPELKLKDPRAALGRLRMIKSASEIEQLRRAVEITCQAVQDASRVAAAGAAEYQVQAELERRFILEGARRPGFPSIIASGPNSCILHYDASERVLAKGDLLLMDVGAEYRRYSADISRTLPVGGRFSKEQRKIYDLVYQAQEAALAVAKPGVAFAELDKAARKVIADAGYGPYFIHATSHFLGLDVHDDGDTSAVLRPGMVFTIEPGIYLPDKQLGVRIEDDILVTATGAEILSRCLPRRADAVEMQMGKGLTPGTR from the coding sequence GTGTCTTGGAGACTGCCGGTCTCGGCCAAGGGAGGGCTCCTTTTCTTTCTCGCGGCCGTTCTGTCGCTGCCGTCGGCCGCGGCGCCTGAAGCCGGAATCAAGCCGATTCCGCCATCGGAGTATGCCGCGCGCCGTCAGGCGCTGGCCGAATCGCTGCGCGCCGAGCTCGCTCCGGGAGAGCTGGGGATACTCCTCATCCGCTCCTTGCCGGAGCCCGAGAATGCCACCTTCCGTCAGGACAGCAACCTTTATTATCTCGCCGGCATCGAGGTGCCGCGCAGCGCGCTGGTTCTCGCCTTCGATCGCACCGACTCGGCGCTCGCGGCGACCAGCCCCGGCGCTTCTCCGAATTACGCCGAATATCTCTACCTTCCCGCGAGTAACCCGCGCCAGGAGAAGTGGACCGGCCCGCGGCTGTCGGCCGGAGGGCTGGAGAAAGAGAGCCTCGGGCCCGACCCCGAGAGGCAGACCGCCATGCGCCTCACCGGCTTCGATCGGATCCCGGAGGGGGACTTCCCGCCGCGCCGCTGGCCGCGCGGGCCGGTCGAGAGCATCGGCGACCTGCCGGAGCACCTCTCGGTTTTCCTCTCGCGGGCGGGCGTGCTGTTCTTCGCCGCCGAGCCGGGGATCCTGGGAGAGCCGCTCTCCGAATCGATGGCGTTCCAGAACGAGCTGCGCGCGCGCTACCCGGAGCTGAAGCTCAAGGATCCGCGCGCGGCGCTCGGACGGCTGCGGATGATCAAGTCGGCTTCCGAGATCGAGCAGCTGCGGCGTGCCGTGGAGATTACCTGCCAGGCCGTGCAGGATGCGTCGCGGGTCGCCGCGGCGGGCGCCGCGGAGTACCAGGTGCAGGCGGAGCTGGAGCGCCGCTTCATCCTCGAGGGGGCGCGCCGCCCCGGCTTTCCCTCGATCATCGCCTCCGGGCCGAACTCCTGCATCCTGCATTACGACGCCAGCGAGCGCGTCCTGGCGAAAGGCGACCTTCTCCTGATGGACGTGGGCGCCGAATACCGCCGCTATTCCGCCGACATCAGCCGCACCCTCCCCGTGGGAGGGCGCTTCAGCAAGGAGCAGCGGAAAATCTACGACCTGGTCTACCAGGCCCAGGAAGCGGCCCTGGCAGTCGCCAAGCCGGGAGTCGCCTTCGCCGAGCTCGACAAGGCGGCCCGCAAAGTGATTGCCGACGCCGGGTACGGGCCTTATTTCATCCACGCCACCAGCCATTTCCTCGGCCTGGACGTGCACGACGACGGCGACACTTCCGCCGTCCTCCGGCCCGGCATGGTCTTCACGATCGAGCCGGGCATCTACCTTCCCGACAAACAGCTCGGCGTGCGCATCGAGGACGACATCCTGGTGACCGCCACCGGCGCGGAGATCCTGAGCCGTTGCCTCCCGCGCCGGGCCGA